In one Brevibacillus composti genomic region, the following are encoded:
- a CDS encoding GNAT family N-acetyltransferase has protein sequence MQTFENKPVRFLGGERVYLRPVELADTDLYFSMLFHPQARRLTGTQNSFTREQIHRYLDGKSKDSSSLLLLIALRDNDEVIGDIALQSIDQTNRNCNIRIAIPQPQHQSNGLGSEAMRLLLDYGFGILNLHRIELNVFSYNAQAIRAYEKVGFTQEGVQREALYYNHEYHDSILMSILAREYREKYGKPAPQA, from the coding sequence ATGCAAACATTCGAAAACAAACCCGTCCGATTCCTGGGGGGCGAACGCGTCTACCTCCGCCCCGTCGAACTGGCCGATACCGACCTGTACTTTTCCATGCTTTTCCATCCGCAAGCCCGCCGCCTGACCGGCACGCAGAACAGCTTCACCCGCGAGCAAATTCACCGCTACCTCGACGGCAAGTCCAAGGATTCCTCCAGCCTCTTGCTGCTGATCGCCCTGCGCGATAACGATGAAGTAATCGGCGATATCGCCCTGCAGTCGATTGACCAAACAAACCGCAACTGCAATATTCGCATCGCCATTCCGCAGCCGCAGCATCAGAGCAATGGGCTGGGCAGCGAAGCCATGCGGCTGCTCCTGGACTACGGCTTCGGCATCTTGAATCTGCATCGGATCGAGCTGAACGTCTTTTCCTACAATGCGCAGGCGATCCGCGCATACGAAAAAGTCGGCTTCACCCAGGAAGGCGTGCAGCGCGAAGCCCTCTATTACAACCACGAATACCACGACTCTATCCTGATGAGCATCCTGGCCCGTGAATATCGGGAAAAGTACGGCAAACCCGCGCCGCAGGCGTAG